The Klebsiella aerogenes KCTC 2190 region AGGCTCTCATGACCGGGGATCAGCCCGTCGTAGGGGTCAGGCAAGTCGCTATCCGCCGGGAAGCGCACCACATCCCCGGCGCGCGCAATCGCCTCAAGCCGCGGATGCCCGTCCAACGCAAAGCGCCGACCAAGCACATCCTGCGCCAGGCCATCGATCGCCAGCGGCACAAACTGATGCGCCTCATAGCGCAGCAGCGCCGAGGCATCGCAGCCGAGGATCTGCCGCAGGGTAGTAATCAGGCGCGAAAAACGGTCGGCATGACCGATATCGCTTTGTAAATCAATGGCGATTCTCGCCAGCTCGTCGACGGAAAAACTCATTGCCGCTCCATTGTCATTTTGACAATACACATTGTCATAACGACTATTTTAATCATTGTCATTTTGACAGCAACTAAAATCAGAAAAAATTAAAAATAGCTAATTATCAATGAATTAAAAAGTTGGCACGCAACTTGATATAAGCCAATCAACTGAGTTTAAACACACTGTATTGATTGAGGTTGCTATGTCTATTGCGGTTAAAAATAACATTCTTTGGGTTGGCCAACGCGATTGGGAAGTGCGTGATTTCCACGGCACCGAATATAAAACGCTGCGCGGCAGCAGCTACAACAGCTATCTCATTCGCGAGGAGAAAAACGTGCTGATCGATACCGTCGATCATAAATTCAGCCGCGAGTTCGTGCAGAACCTGCGCAGCGAAATCGATCTGGCTGACCTCGACTATATCGTCATTAACCACGCCGAAGAGGACCATGCCGGCGCGCTGACCGAACTGATGATGCAGATCCCGGATACGCCGATTTACTGCACCGCCAACGCCATCGACTCGATCAACGGCCACCATCATCATCCGGAGTGGAACTTCCACGTGGTGAAAACCGGCGATACTCTCGATATCGGTAATGGTAAACAGCTGATCTTCGTGGAAACGCCGATGCTGCATTGGCCTGACAGCATGATGACCTACCTGACCGGCGACGCGGTGCTGTTCAGCAACGACGCCTTCGGCCAGCACTACTGCGACGAACATCTGTTCAACGATGAAGTGGACCAGATTGAACTGTACGAACAGTGCCAGCGCTACTACGCCAACATCCTGACGCCCTTCAGCCGCCTGGTGACGCCGAAAATTACCGAAATCCTCGGCTTCAACCTGCCGGTGGATATGATTGCCACCTCCCACGGCGTGGTCTGGCGCGATAACCCGACGCAAATCGTCGAGAAATACCTCGAGTGGGCGGCGGATTACCAGGAAGATCGCATCACGATTTTCTACGACACCATGTCCAATAACACCCGTATGATGGCGGACGCCATCGCTCAGGGGATCACTGAAGTCGACCCGCGGGTAGCGGTAAAAATCTTCAACGTCGCCCGCAGCGACAAAAACGACATTCTCACCAATGTTTTCCGCTCGAAAGGCGTGCTGGTGGGCACCTCCACCATGAACAACGTGATGATGCCGAAAATCGCCGGGCTGGTGGAAGAGATGACCGGGCTGCGTTTTCGCAATAAACGCGCCAGCGCCTTTGGCTCACACGGCTGGAGCGGCGGCGCGGTAGACCGCCTGTCCACCCGCCTGCAGGATGCCGGCTTTGAGATGTCGCTGAGCCTGAAAGCCAAATGGCGCCCGGATATCGACGCGCTGGAACTGTGCCGCCAACACGGTCGTGACATCGCCCGCCAGTGGGCCCTCTCGCCGCTACCGGTTGCTGAAGCAGCGACAACGCCGGAACCACAGGATTGCGCCTGCGCCGCGGCCGCCGATCTCGGCCCCATGATGCAGTGCAGCGTGTGCCAGTGGGTCTATGACCCGGCGAAAGGCGAACCTAACCAGGATGTACAGCCGGGTACGCCGTGGAGTGAAGTGCCGGACAATTTCCTCTGCCCTGAGTGTTCTCTTGGCAAAGATGTCTTTGACGTACTGGCGACGGAGGCAAAATGAGTGATGGCATCGTCATCATCGGCTCGGGCTTCGCGGCCCGCCAGCTGGTGAAAAATATTCGCAAGCAGGATACGCAAATCCCGCTGACGTTAATCGCCGCCGATAGCATGGATGAGTACAACAAACCGGATCTCAGCCATGTCATCAGTCGCGGGCAGAAGGCCGACGATCTGACCCTGCAAAGCGCAGGCGAGTTCGCCGAGCAGTACAATCTGCGTTTGTTTCCCCATACCTGGGTAAGCGATATCGACGCCAAAAACCGGTTAGTGAAGAGCCAGGATAACCAGTGGCGCTACGACAAACTGGTGCTGGCCACCGGCGCGACGCCGTTTATCCCGCCGGTGCCGGGACGCGAGCTGATGCTGACGCTGAACAGCCAGCGCGAATATGGCGCGGCGCAGAGCCAGCTGCACGACGCGAAGCGCGTGCTGATCGTCGGCGGCGGCCTGATTGGCTGTGAACTGGCGATGGATTTCTGCCGCGCCGGTAAAGCGGTAACGGTAGTCGACAATTCAGCCAGCGTGCTGGCGGCGCTGATGCCGCCGGAGGCCAGCAGCCGCCTGCAGCATCGGCTTACCGAGATGGGCGTACATCTGATGCTCAAGGCGCAGCTTGAGGGGTTAGAGCAAACCGCCGACGGCATTCGCGTCAGCCTCGACCGCCAGCGCGCGATAACCGTCGATGCGGTGGTGGCCGCCGCCGGCCTGCGCCCGGAAACGTCGCTGGCGCGCCACGCCGGATTGCAGATTAACCGCGGCGTGGTAGTCAATAGCCACCTGCAAACCAGCGACCCGGCAATTTATGCGCTCGGCGACTGTGCGGAAATCAACGGTACGGTACTGCCGTTCCTGCAGCCGATTTTACTCAGCGCCATGTGCCTGAGTAAAAACCTGCTGGCGCAAACGGGCGAGCTCACCTTGCCGCCAATGCTGGTGAAAGTGAAAACGCCGGATCTGCCGCTGCATCTGGCCGGCGACACCCGCCGCGACGATCTGACGTGGAATATCGTGGCCGCCAAAGAGGGGCTGGTGGCGAAAGGCGTGGATGCCGAAAACCAGCTACGGGCCTTTGTGGTGAGTGAAGACAAAATGAAGGAAGCCTTTGCGCTGCTCAAGCACCTGGTGAGGTGATGGTTTTCCCGGCTTGCGGCGTAAACGCCTTAGCCGGGCTACGGTATTGTCCTGGTAGCCCGGCTAAGCGCAGCGCAAGCCGGGAAAATATCCCGGCTAGCGCGCCAAATTATCGTAGCCGCGCCAGCGATAATTAATCACCGACAGCGCCCAACAAACGACGAACAACCCCACCACCACAAACCCGGCATCGCCGAGGTTATCGTTTAACGCCCCTACCCAGCGCCACACCCCGCCGCTTAGGGCGAACTTATCCATTAACAGCCCCAGCGCCTCCAGGCCGCCGATAAACAGCGCCACCACCACCGAGGTAGCGGTGATGGTCATATTGTAATAGAGCTTGCGCTGCGGCTTGCTGAATGCCCAACCGTAGGCGCCGACCATCAACACATTATCAAGCGTATCCACCAGCGCCATACCGCTGGCGAACAGTGCCGGGAAGACCATTATCGACCAAATCGAAATGCCGCTCGACGCGCCGGCGGCGGAAATACCCAGCACGCCGATTTCGG contains the following coding sequences:
- the norV gene encoding anaerobic nitric oxide reductase flavorubredoxin; translation: MSIAVKNNILWVGQRDWEVRDFHGTEYKTLRGSSYNSYLIREEKNVLIDTVDHKFSREFVQNLRSEIDLADLDYIVINHAEEDHAGALTELMMQIPDTPIYCTANAIDSINGHHHHPEWNFHVVKTGDTLDIGNGKQLIFVETPMLHWPDSMMTYLTGDAVLFSNDAFGQHYCDEHLFNDEVDQIELYEQCQRYYANILTPFSRLVTPKITEILGFNLPVDMIATSHGVVWRDNPTQIVEKYLEWAADYQEDRITIFYDTMSNNTRMMADAIAQGITEVDPRVAVKIFNVARSDKNDILTNVFRSKGVLVGTSTMNNVMMPKIAGLVEEMTGLRFRNKRASAFGSHGWSGGAVDRLSTRLQDAGFEMSLSLKAKWRPDIDALELCRQHGRDIARQWALSPLPVAEAATTPEPQDCACAAAADLGPMMQCSVCQWVYDPAKGEPNQDVQPGTPWSEVPDNFLCPECSLGKDVFDVLATEAK
- the norW gene encoding NADH:flavorubredoxin reductase NorW, which translates into the protein MSDGIVIIGSGFAARQLVKNIRKQDTQIPLTLIAADSMDEYNKPDLSHVISRGQKADDLTLQSAGEFAEQYNLRLFPHTWVSDIDAKNRLVKSQDNQWRYDKLVLATGATPFIPPVPGRELMLTLNSQREYGAAQSQLHDAKRVLIVGGGLIGCELAMDFCRAGKAVTVVDNSASVLAALMPPEASSRLQHRLTEMGVHLMLKAQLEGLEQTADGIRVSLDRQRAITVDAVVAAAGLRPETSLARHAGLQINRGVVVNSHLQTSDPAIYALGDCAEINGTVLPFLQPILLSAMCLSKNLLAQTGELTLPPMLVKVKTPDLPLHLAGDTRRDDLTWNIVAAKEGLVAKGVDAENQLRAFVVSEDKMKEAFALLKHLVR